In a single window of the Dreissena polymorpha isolate Duluth1 chromosome 3, UMN_Dpol_1.0, whole genome shotgun sequence genome:
- the LOC127871057 gene encoding uncharacterized protein LOC127871057, translating to MDFKLLVAACVTLAGSWASPVKRYTPTFSGGSVVAHISSNTIIEASGLCASRIHAGVLYTHNDSGDRNRIFAMSTSTGRRLMTIEIDGAHALDWEDIACGPCDGTSGHCIYVADTGGNAGGDANTIYKIREPTDDLIHGNGGTMHVHLESKLEFSWDQHDCETVMVDNHGEVYVVSKVSAGNHPKLVHLPHSAWGTNHRVFVNEGVHLPVTTGSYDPVGGDISPDGHEVLLKTYGHVYYWYVPDGDYYKHMTSAPLALPYTPERQGEAVCFDSQAAGYYTMSEGKGAPLYYYRRTNGAPVVG from the exons ATGGATTTCAAGCTACTCGTAGCCGCGTGTGTCACCCTAGCCGGGAGTTGGGCAAGTCCTGTCAAGCGATACA CTCCCACGTTTAGCGGGGGATCAGTGGTCGCCCACATTAGTAGCAACACTATCATCGAGGCTTCCGGTCTGTGCGCGAGCCGGATACATGCCGGTGTTCTGTACACGCACAATGATTCCGGCGACAGGAACAGAATCTTCGCCATGAG CACTAGCACGGGACGGCGTCTCATGACCATCGAGATCGATGGTGCGCATGCGCTTGATTGGGAGGACATCGCCTGCGGACCGTGTGACGGAACTTCCGGTCACTGCATCTACGTCGCCGACACCGGCGGCAACGCGGGCGGGGACGCGAACACCATCTACAAGATCCGGGAGCCGACGGATGATCTTATCCATGGAAACGGAGGAACGATGCACGTGCATTTGGAGTCCAAATTGGAATTTAG CTGGGACCAACACGACTGCGAAACCGTCATGGTGGACAACCACGGCGAAGTATACGTCGTGTCAAAGGTCAGCGCAGGAAACCACCCGAAACTCGTGCACCTGCCGCACAGCGCGTGGGGAACCAATCACCGGGTTTTTGTGAACGAAGGAGTGCACCTGCCAGTGACGACAGGGAGCTACGACCCTGTAGGTGGCGACATCTCACCTGACGGACACGAA GTTCTGTTGAAGACGTACGGACATGTGTACTACTGGTACGTCCCCGACGGCGATTATTACAAGCACATGACGTCAGCACCGCTGGCACTTCCGTACACACCAGAACGCCAAGGGGAGGCGGTGTGCTTCGATTCCCAGGCGGCCGGATATTACACGATGAGCGAGGGGAAAGGCGCGCCGCTGTATTACTACAGAAGGACCAACGGCGCTCCCGTTGTTGGATGA